GAAAGCATGGAAGAGGGCAGTATTACTGTTGATGGTGATACGAAGGCGTTGCCTGTACCTTTCTTTGTCATGGCTACACAGAACCCCGTGGATTATGAGGGAACCTACCCATTGCCGGAAGCTCAGCTTGATCGATTCTTACTTAAAATGAATATGGGCTACCCGTCGTTTTACGATGAAGTTGAAGTGCTTAATCGTGCTCAACTCAGACATCCGATTGAAGATGTTTTGCCAGTGTTAACGACAGAAGAGTTGATAAAGCTTCAGGATGAAGCACTCTCGGTTTTTGTTGATGACACGGTGAAGCAATACATTGTACGCATTACTGCCGAAACAAGGACACACCCGCAGCTTGAGCTCGGCGCGAGTCCGCGAGGGTCTATCAACTTAATGAAAGCAGCCCAAGCGTATGCGTTTATATTCAATCGGGAGTATGTCATCCCTGATGATGTCCAATATCTGGCCCCTTTCATATTAGGACACCGCATGGTCTTGACGCCAGAGGCACGATTCGCAGGAACCACTTCTGAAATGATCGTTCACGAACTATTGAATAAGGTAGATGTCCCCGTAGCCCGGGAAATGAATCTATGAACCGGACGCTTTGGCCAATTCTAAAAACGGCGTTAACTTCGATTTTATTTTTTGGCTTTATCTCAATTACATTTTCCTATGCAATGTTTCAAGGAGGGTTTGTGAGCTGGTTCCTTTTCTTTGCCACGCTTCCCTTAGCACTTTATGTCGTGCTCATTATCTGTTATCCGATCCGAAGCCTTCGTGTACACCGGGAGGTCACACCGAAGGAATGTAGTGTAGGGGAAAACATTCATGTGAAAATTACTTTGGAGCGGGCACTGCCTTTTCCTTTGTTTTATCTCTTGCTTCATGATCGATTGTCTCCTCACATCTCTAAGAAAAATCTGCCTGTTCGTACACTGTTGTTTCCTGGTTTTAAACGCAAGATTGTTTACACGTATGACATTCCTGCCGCTAAACGTGGTGAATATTCATTCGATGGACTGACGGTGTCTACAGGAGATCCTCTTGGGCTCGTTCAAAAAGAGCATACGTTTCCGATTGAAGAAAATTTGATCGTATTTCCAAAACAGGAGCCTTCTTTTTATGAACAGATAGGAAGCAACCGCCAAGAAGGGGAGGCATTAAGTTCACTTTTTGATTTAATTGATACAACGATGGCCGTAGGGGCAAGAGAATATGTTCCAGGCGACAAGTTTTCCTGGGTAGATTGGAAATCGACGGCCCGTAAACGAACGCTCATGACGAAAGAGTTTGAGCAACGCAGCGGACACACGGTCTACCTGATGTTTGATCGCTCTGCGAGTGATGCCGTTTCTGATGATGTGTTTGAGCGTAACCTTTCCTTTTCAGTCTCCATGGCAAATGCAGTTGTGAGAAAAGGGGCAAGCTTGCACTTTTTTTCATTAGGTGAGGAGATTGTAAACTTTCATTTAGACACAAACAAAAACCTTGATATCGGCTATCAACGATTGCTCTATCATATGGCAAGAACAGATCGTGATGGGAAGCGGCCTTTTGCACAAATGGTTCAAGAGCAACTATTGCGTGCTGAAAAGGACATGACACTCGTCTGTGTGGCGCTGTCTCTGGAAACGTCCTTCGTGCAAACGCTTGTTAAAGCAAAACGACAGTATGATCACATTATCGTCTTTGTGCCACGCACAGATCCAGAAGAAGTTGTGCAGAAAAAGCTACAGTATCAGCTCATGGCTCATGGAATAAAAACCGCTCAGGTACACACGAAAAATATCGGCAATGCTTGGTTTGAGGTGAAAAGCAAATGAAGTGGTTCCATAAGCATTCACAAAAATTAGGACCAATGATTTTATATGCGGCAGGTTTTTTGCTGTTTATTGAATGGCTCAGACCACTTGAAGACATTACAACGACGACACAAGTTCGTGTGTTTACCATATTTGCTGCGTTTTGTTTCTTGCTTTCTTTTTTTCAAATGCCATTCGTCGTCGCGTTTTTATTAAAGCTCTCAGGGGTGCTTTTTATTATGCACCTGATGTATTTTCAAGCAGCACCACTGTTTACCTTTGATTGGATTGCCTTTATGCTTAATGACAGTTGGCAGAATTTGCAATCGATCACCCAAGGACAATGGTGGGAAATGACAAGCATCTTTAGAAGTCTGCTCTTTTTTGTACTTTTATGGCTTATGAGTTATCTCATGTACTATTGGGTGATTCAGATTCATCGTCTGTTCTCTTTCTTTTTATTAACCATTCTCTATCTGGGTGTTGTCGATACCTTCACTGTTTACGATGCCAGCGTTGCGATTGTGCGTGCCTTTTTAATTGGCTTTTTAGCGGTTGGCTTATTGTTTATGCTCCGTCTCCGTCATCGTGATGGGACGTACTATAAAACGTCGTCTTTGATTAAAAGGGCAGTGCTACCGCTTGTCGTGCTGATCTTG
This genomic stretch from Aureibacillus halotolerans harbors:
- a CDS encoding AAA family ATPase, whose translation is MNQDHNERYHPQMRSVIRNIENVMIGKRETAVLSLVALLAKGHVLLEDVPGVGKTMMVRALAKSVSSEFKRVQFTPDLLPSDLTGVYIYNQKVQDFEFRPGPLMGNIVLADEINRTSPKTQAALLESMEEGSITVDGDTKALPVPFFVMATQNPVDYEGTYPLPEAQLDRFLLKMNMGYPSFYDEVEVLNRAQLRHPIEDVLPVLTTEELIKLQDEALSVFVDDTVKQYIVRITAETRTHPQLELGASPRGSINLMKAAQAYAFIFNREYVIPDDVQYLAPFILGHRMVLTPEARFAGTTSEMIVHELLNKVDVPVAREMNL
- a CDS encoding DUF58 domain-containing protein, coding for MNRTLWPILKTALTSILFFGFISITFSYAMFQGGFVSWFLFFATLPLALYVVLIICYPIRSLRVHREVTPKECSVGENIHVKITLERALPFPLFYLLLHDRLSPHISKKNLPVRTLLFPGFKRKIVYTYDIPAAKRGEYSFDGLTVSTGDPLGLVQKEHTFPIEENLIVFPKQEPSFYEQIGSNRQEGEALSSLFDLIDTTMAVGAREYVPGDKFSWVDWKSTARKRTLMTKEFEQRSGHTVYLMFDRSASDAVSDDVFERNLSFSVSMANAVVRKGASLHFFSLGEEIVNFHLDTNKNLDIGYQRLLYHMARTDRDGKRPFAQMVQEQLLRAEKDMTLVCVALSLETSFVQTLVKAKRQYDHIIVFVPRTDPEEVVQKKLQYQLMAHGIKTAQVHTKNIGNAWFEVKSK